In Paenibacillus segetis, the genomic window TGATTCCGAGATTCCAACTTAGCAAAGCAACTAGCCCTGGCAGTAAGATCATGAAGGCCATTTCATATTTTATGGAGAGAATCGTATCCATCGTTGGAACCGGAAGTATTTGAAAGCTTGAAGCAAGGGTAACGATGACCAAGTTGACTGCACTGCCTAGCAAACAGGTTAGCGTAGAATAACGAAGAGTTGACCAATCCTTGAAGCGATCTCCACCCATAGAATAGATGACCCAACCAACAACACCCATAAAAATCAGCAGCAAAGGAACAAGATGTTGCCCAGCCATCACGAAAAAGGTCAACTGTCCTTTGGTGATCACAAGTAATGCACCCACAAGCGCGATAGCTACACTCGGTAGCATGTATGTTTTGGGGGCTTTTTTTGTGGTGATCCACAGAACCATGATGGTTATCATCGGCATGAGCACTTCCATAATGGAAGCGGCAATGGTGCCTGACTCGCCCATGAGCTGTTGTCCTAGGAAGACGGACATATTATAGACTGTGAATGCCATCGTACCAAAGAGTAACAAGGATTTCCCTCGACCTTCCAAGCGAAATGCCGCTCTTCCCTCTTTCAACCACAATAGCACACTGAGAATGATACCAACGATTAAATAGCGAATAAACGAGAAATAAAACGGATCAATTTGCTGTAAAGCAATATGGGCAACAGGAAACATGGCTCCCCATGACATACTTGCGATAAGGCAAAGTAAGGACCCTAGGATTATCTTTTTCTTTAGCATGGTGTATTGTCTCTCTCCTTAGCACAATCTGCCGAATTTTTATGTATAAATAATCATAGAGCGGAGATGAGTTGTAGTAAAATGATTATAAATAACATTTGATATCATTTATAATGATATTAGATAAGTGACGTATACACTTTGAAAGTGTAGCGGAGAGGAGGGGCATTTTGGAATTTAATGATTTGAGAATCTTTCAGACCGTTGCGGCACATGGAAGCATCAGCAAAGCAGCACTCGAGCTCAACTATGTTCAGTCGAATGTGACAGCAAGAATTAAGCTGCTTGAGAAAGAACTCCAGACACCATTATTTCATCGCCACAAGCGTGGGATGGTTTTAAATACAGAAGGAAAACGGCTATTGGAACAATCGCGGGAGATTTTATCGAAGATGGAGGAAATGAAACGTTCATTTCAAGATAAATCTAACCCCTCCGGGATTCTTAAGGTAGGGATCGTGGAGACCGTGGTTGCGCTGCCTGATATTTTATCCTCGTATCATAGTAAATACCCCAATGTCGAGCTCTCATTAAAAGCTGGGGTAACTGATCTTTTGCTACAAAAGGTCGTTGATATGAAGTTAGATGGAGCGTTTGTGACAGGTCCCATTAGGCATCCCTTAATTGAACAGGTGGAGGTCATTCAAGAGAAGCTTGTACTTGTTACGAAGGGACCGACTTTTTCGATGGAGGATATCACGACGAGACCTCTATTGCTATACAATAAAGGCTGTGGTTATCGCGGGAGATTGGAAAGCTGGATGAAGGTGGAGGGACTCATCCCGAAGCAGATCATGGAGTTTGGTACATTTGGGACGATTATAGGTAGTGTGGCTGCCGGGATCGGAATAACGATCTTGCCCGAATCCTCCGTTAGAAATCTGGCCGCGGTTGGCACGGTGTTCGTTCATGATGTACCTGACCCTTATCGTGAGATTACGACGATTTTTATCCGGCGCAAAGACTCCCTGTTAACAAGCACGCTGCAATGTTTCATTGATGAGATTGTGTCGCGTACGGGGTATGAGCATTCGCTTTATTCTTCATCACGCTGAAGACGATCTAGCACCAGTTGCACCGCGATGGCATCGTCTAGGTATCCTAGAGGGAATACGTAATCAGGTATGATATCGGTAGATGAAACAAAATAAAGCAGCGCACTTCCGAGGACTGCGCGTTTTTCTAAGGTAATCTCATCTCCACAGTAGAGATGGTACATTTTCTTTAGTTCGTCAATGAACGGGCCGGTACCATTCACATTGGCTATTTTTACCCAAAATTCATTAAGAATAATCCGCTTGCCTTCTTCCGTAAGGACATAGGGTTCATATTTATTTAGTTCTTTCTGAATAAGCTCTGCCGTAAATTGATGATCGATTAAGTTAGAAGCTTGGAGAATTTCTCTAATGCTATTGATCGATGTGTTAATATCTGTGGGATGATCAACTCGTGGCATACTGACATCAAAACCAGCAGCTTGGAATAGTTGGACGGTTGGAACGCCGAGGTGAACTGCAAATAGCTCTAAATGGTCTGGTTTTGCTCGCTGTTTCCCATTGACGATTCGCGATATGGTAGCCGTGTCAATCCCAGTAAGTGTACTTAATTTACGCATGGATAAAGAACGCGCCCTTAATAACGAAGTTAAAGTTAGACCAAGAGTTGAATCGCTCTTTTCTTCAGACATTCTTAATTCACTCCTTTGGGCTTGCAATTGAGTTCATTGGATACGAGTGTTGAAATAATCTCAACATTTTTGGAACAGAACAAGCACATTTTCTCAACAGGCTCAATACGATGACAGTAAACCGTATTGAGGAGTGAAACCAGATGACAGCATGGCTTTTGATCTTAGGGTTTGCCGTTTCATCAAGTTTGGATAATTTAGGTGTGGGAATATCGTATGGGATTCGTGGCATTCGTATTGGATTTTTATCAAATGTAACGATCGCAGTCATTTGTTTTCTTTTAAGTATGACAGGTATTATGTCTGGACAGTGGCTCTCCAAAGTTCTACCGGGGATCTTTCCAGTTCTGGTTGGAGCTTTTTTGTTGTTCATTGTTGGCATACGTATTATTTTATTAGCGGCTCCGCGTAAAAAACATCAACCACCCCAGGCGAATGTTGAAGAAGGGTCAGGCGCAGGTTCCATAAAGGGGATTTTGCAAAATCCCGAAACAGCAGATGCTGATCAATCAGGAGCCATTGGATTAGGCGAAGCTGCAATCTTAGGAGTCGCCCTTGCCGCAAATGCAGTTACGAATGGTGTAGGTGCAGGTCTGATCGGATTATCCCCACTCGCTATCTCATTAACTGCGGCTATAGGTAGTTATATTACCGTGTGGCTCGGTGTTGGTTTAGGCCGCAAAGTAGCTAGTGTTCGTATTGGCTCTTTCACATTGGGTCAATTTAGTACGGTTTTAAGTGGCATCATTATCGTAGGGATTGCATGCAATTCTTTGCTTGGTTAAGGTACTGCTGATTGCATGTATGCATTTATTTTACGTGTAAGGTTGCCTATTATGACTATGGAAAGCTGTAGAAAGAACTTGACGAAGGAACTACTCCAAACAATCACCTCAGAGTAGGTCCCCAAAAAGGAAAAGTAGGCGGGCCCGGATTCCTACCGTTACTTAGGAGCATCATTGTTAGATGATGGCATAGAGGGTGTATTATATTCACACCAATCAGGTGGTAACGCGGAGTAACTTCGTCCCTTATGGGGCGAAGTTTTTTTGTGCTTGTAACTATGAGGAGGGATCGAAATGTGAAAGCGGAAAAATTGTCGATATCAAATTTGGGTAGAGCCCCAAATCCCTATATCCACGCATATGCAACCGCTGGTTGACAGTTTGCTAACTAAACTTGATAGTCATGAACAGGTCATTATTATATGATGAGCATGAGGTGATAACCATGCAATTTGCAGACAAAATGCAGAAGTTAAGAAAAGAAAGGGGCATGTCCCAAGAAAATTTAGCGGAGATTATTGGTGTGTCACGGCAATCCGTTTCCAAATGGGAATCGGGGCAATCGTATCCTGAAATGGATAAAATGATTGCATTAAGTGAGCTTTTTAACGTTAGTATTGATGAGCTCGTAAAAGATACCTCGGGTAGCACTGGGTCAGCACAGAATATACATAATAGTTACGTTATCAATGTAGGATCTCAGTTTCATTATGAGTACAAAAGTAAGCGAACATTGCTGGGTGTTCCATTAGTTCATGTAAATGTGGGACGCGGAATATATGTTGCCAAGGGAATTATTGCGATAGGGAATATTTCCATCGGCGTAGTATCGCTCGGAGTCCTCTCTTTGGGTCTTATCAGCTTAGGGGCATTGGCTATTGGATTGCTTATGGCACTAGGAGGGCTAGCGATTGGCACCATTTCGTTGGGGGGGCTTGCTTTGGGGATATTTGCCGTAGGCGGTTTGGCCATAGGAATGTTCTCAATTGGGGGTTGCGCTATCGCTTCTCATATAGCTATTGGTGGGTATGCAACGGGACATATAGCGATTGGTGAATCCGCAACGGGTGCTCAGACCTTGATCATGCAACATAATGAATTTAATAGTATAAATGGAGATCAGGTTAGGAGTTTAATTAATCAAGAGTATCCAAATTTGTGGAAAGCACTAGTAGATGGGATTGTCTCCATGTTTAACTCAACCTCATGGAATCCATAATTTGGCACACAACTAAATAGGAGTGTTGTCGTCAGAACTATAGATATATAAAACAACGAGGTGACGACAACATGACGAAAAAAAGAGGGGTACTTCTACTTTTATTGTTAACGACTTTGCTATATTCTGCTCCCGCTTATGCAGAAACGGCCCCCCAAGCTCCAGCTCCAGCTATTTATTTGAACGATCAGCAGCTTCAACTTGAAACAGAGCCATTGCTTGTAAATGGCACCGTTTTAGTTCCCATGCGGCAACTATTTGAGGCGCAGGGAGCCAAGCTATCATGGAATGGAGCTGCCAAAACGGTTACAGCGACCAAAGGCGATATGACGCTAACTTACCATGTTGGAGAAACAATAGCTTATGTAAATGGTCAATCGATAAGCTTGATCGTTCCAGGCCGTATTACACAAGGTTATACGATGATGCCGTTACGTGTCTTCAGCGAAGCATTGGGAAGCACTGTGAAATGGGACGCTAAGACCAAGACAGTCCGAATGTTCTCCGCGATTGATTATGCAACAACCATTCTGTCAGGAGTAAATCTACGAAGCACTCCGGACTCAACATCTGACTCCACTAGCCTACAAATGCTACCTGCGGGCGAGAAGGTTCATATCGTCCAAGAGGTGGATGCTTTCTGGTTGGAAGTCCGCACCCGTGACAATAAGACTGGATACATATCAGCCAAACCCAAATATAGTGATTATACGAGTGCATCTCTTGTAGAACGACAAGCAGATGAGTTGATTGCGTATGGGGAGAAATTCCTTGGGACACCTTACGAATTTGGCGCTTCAACCGATCAGACGGACACATTTGATTGTTCTTCCTTTGTACGACATTTGTTTCTGAATAAGCTGTCGATTGATCTACCACGTGTCTCTTACAACCAAGCCAAGGAAGGCCAAGAAGTTGGGCTCAACGACCTCCGTAAAGGAGACTTATTATTCTTTAGTGCACGTGGCCTCGATATCGGACATGTTGCCATCTATGCGGGAGACAATAAGCTGTTGCATACGTATTCTAAAGAACTCGGTGTTCATGTTGGATCTTTTGACGGCCAGTGGAAGAAAAGGTTCGTAACTGCGCGTAGGGTGTTGTAATCAGGTAGCTCGTTTTTATCTAAAAGACCACAAAAAGAGTAGTCACCTCCCTTGGGAGGAACTACTCTTTTTTGAATATTCCTCTCTGTTATTTTCCCGAGTAAAAGGTCAAATAGTCCTCAAAATGTGTCATCCAGTAGGAAGTTGAATGTCCTCCGGGATTTGAATGCCACGCTACAGGAATACCTTCATTTTTTAGCAAGGTATACAGCTTTTCATCCACGACGGCTAATCCATCAGACTCCCCAGCGTCTAGATAGACCTGCACATGTTCTAGGTTATTGTTAACGGCAAGTCGGAAGGGATCCCTTAGGTTTCTCAACTCCTCAGTGGGATATAGCCAATCTCGTTGATCTGTAAAATAATCTTGTGCTGTGTAATCCCAAATTGCTGCGCTGTGTCCTCCAACTTTGCTGAATAAATCACTGTGAGTAAACCCAAGGTATAGAGCCGCGTAACCTCCCATCGAGAATCCCCCTACATATCGGCCCGCTCTTGAAGCTTCTGTGCTGTAATGAGTATCGACATAAGGAACGATCTCATCCATTATATAATCCTCATAATTCCCTTCATCTACGGCGCTTGGTTTGACGCCTTGCCCTGGTACTGTATCTACAGCAAAGCTATTTCCGTAGTCGGGAGATACAATGATCAACGGCGTTATTTTCCCCTCATGAATGAGGTGGTCAGCAACCTGGTCTAACCCCATGGGATTAAAAATATAGTTACGATTGCCCCCGAAACCATACAATACATATAGTACAGGGTAACTTTGATCTGCATCATAATCAGGAGGAAGGTACACAGCAAAGCGCATATTCTTGTTTAAAGCACGACTGCTTATTTCAATATCATCAATTTTGGAGGGAGTGATCTGAACCAAAGAATCTTTGTGAACAATGGTTCCGCAGCCAGATATCATCACGACAACGAATAAGAATATAACTACATATGATTTCATCATGTTATGTGGTCCCCATTCTCGAAACAACAATTTAATATATGGCATACAGGTTAAAATCATCATTTCCAACGTATAATACGCCATCATGTAATGTAGGGGAGGAGAATATGTTGCCTCCTGTTTCGAGTTTCCACTTTTCTGAACCCGTTTCAGCATCGATAGCATAAATGAACCCTCGATCATCCGCATAACTATTACCCGATGCACAATAGACAGTAGTGCCGTCCGTTACAGGTGAGGAGTGAACCGCTCCAGAGGTTGGAAAGGACCATTTGGTTTCCCCGCTAGAAGCGTTTAGTGCAAAAAGCTGATGCTGGTCGGAGCTTCCAGAAAAGATCGTACCGTCATGAATCGCTGGTGAAGAAAGGGAATAGCTTATAGATCCGTTAGTCCATAGGGGTTTGCCAGTTTTGATATCTAATGCTTGAAACGCACGATTTCTCATTCCAAAATAGATGGCTTGGTCATCTACCGTTGGAGAAGAGTCTACAGCCTGCATTAAATTAGAAGCCCAAATTTGCTTGCCCGTCAGAGCATCCAGCGCAATGACATTACCTGGCTCGGTTTGCATTTCATAAATGATGCCAGATAGTCCAATATAGACGATTCCTTTATCAATGACTGGTGAGGAGTGTAAAGTGACAGGGTAATCTTTAAAGTTCTCTGCATTCTGAAAATGCAGGTTCTGCTTCCATTTTACGTCCCCTTTTACTGCATCCAGGGCATAGAAAATACCGTCTCCACCGCCAAAATAAACGATTTTCTGGTCTACAACCGGCGATGACTGCCAGTAATCGTAAGGGTCCCTAGCTTCATTTGTTCCGGTTGTCACAAAGCTCCATAGCAATTCCCCACTTTGGGCTTTTAAGGCGTAAAAGGTACCATCCCCGCTTAAGAAGTACAAGATCCCGTTCATAATTGCAGGCGATGATATAATCACCCCCTTGGTTGCAAACTTCCAATTGAGCGTACCTGTCTCGGCATTAACGGCATAAAAGTACTGATCCTCACTGCCAAAGTAGACGGCATCATTGTAAAAGGCAGGGGATGATCGGATGCGACCTTCAGTTGGGAATTTCCACTTAACCCCATGGAGCTCAGTGGGGCCAGATGTGTCCAACAATCCAGTATGCTTCGGATCACCCCGAAACATGACAAGATCATTTGAGCTCGAGCTTGATTTTGAAGAGCATCCGACTACTCCTAAGCTGATGATGAGTAGTAAACAACATGTGATCAGCGTTATCTTTTTTTGCAAATCGATGACCCCTTCCTTAAATTTTAAATAGAGTATACCTGATACAAATATATAGAAGACGGGACAGGACAAATCTGTCCTCGACAATAGGCAATGTTTACCTGTATGTTAATGGAAATAATAATAGGGAGGCCGCTGATGAAACATACGAAGTTTGGGGATTGCTTGAACGAGCTGTTGCAACTGAGAGGGTGGTCGGCTGCACGACTAGCCAAATCGCTTAATATAGATTCTTCGTATGTTCGCAGGTGGGTTAGAGGGGAAAGAACTCCCTCTTTGAACTCCAATTACATCATCCAAATTGCCGAGGTCTTAAATGAGGGATTGGATAAAGAGTATAAAAAGGTGACAAAGGACGTTTTTCTTAAAGGAATACAAGACCTCGTGGGCAGTGGGGATGTGCGTAATACAGAAGCAAGTGCCGCCGAGAATCAATCCGTCTTCGAGCAATTGGTTCACATCCTGCAGCAATCACAAATCCATTCTTTAACTCTAGATCATGAGGCTAGAAAGACCCATAAACCAATCGATCGTCAAACCTATGTTATGGATTTATTGGACAACGCACAGTGGCACACAACAAGCACTACTCCTTCAAATCAAGAAGCATTGGCAGTCTTTATGGGCAGTCAAATTCCCAAAGCGATTCAGGGGAAGAAAGAGGTATTAACAGCAGCTATATCTATGATAAGGGAAGCTATAGCTGATAAAGAGTTCATAGGGAATCGCGAAATCTTTCTTACTTTTCAGAGTGAGAAGGAATATTTTGATGACTATCCGGAGATCTATACCCATTGGCAAAATACAATTATTGAAGCTTTGAGCTTGGGCTGGAATATGAAGCAAATTTGTAAATTGAATAAAAATATTGAGCGCTCACTTCGTCTGGTTCATCAAATTATGGATTGGACTAATTATCAGGGAACATACGGGTTATTCTACTTCAATAAATACGGCATATATAATCCGCCATTCGAAATATTTTTGGTCAGAGGAAAAGGGGCATTATTATGCTTCGCCACAGACAATCACAATGAGATTGACGCCGCACTATACATAAATGAACTTGAGTCAGTGCAGGTAATCGAGAAATTCGCAAAGCAAATGTTTTATGATGTCGAGCCCTTAGTGAGGAAACTGGATCGGGAGGCATATTTTGAGCTGAACTCAGCTAAAGACAGGAAGTCGGGGAATCACTTGATTTGCTATCATGATTTGAGTTTTTTAACAGTGCCGTTTGAAACGATGAGGAAGTATGTAGAGGTATCCATTCCGAATGAAGCTGAGAATAAAGTACATATGAAAAGGATTGAGGCAAGCTACAAGTCTTTTTATCGTGACATTCAAAAATATAAAATAGTTCATATTTACCCTATGAGGATTTTTGAATATGCAGTAAAAACGGGGCAGTACCCCAAAAATGCTTACTTTAGACCGATAGCGGGGGATATAACACACCACATCAAACATATCATATGGCTTCTGAAAACCTATGAAGGCTTTGAAATCGCTTTGGTTAGCGATAATCAGATAGAATTGCTGAATCAAGCCGAGTGGGAAATCAAAGGTGATCATACCATTATGATAGGTGTCATGCCGAAGAATGAAAATGATACGAACGTAGAATTGCTTACGATAGCGGAGGGAACGATCGTGGGTGCTTTCCAAGAATATTTTTGGGACCTCTGGGATCGAATTAATCCGATCCACCGCGATAAAGCCAGTGTAATATCCTGGCTGGAACAGTTGATTTAGTCCCAAACCCCTCGTGCTTACGAGGGGGTGATCATTTGCTGCTTCACTAATTCTTTATTGCGCTTTGTGAATAGCTCGTTATGAGATGAGACCATGGCAATTTTGTCAGCGTCAGGTTGGACAAATTGTTTGGCCTTATTGACGGCATTTGCCGCATCCTGGAAGGCACCTGCGATCAAATTTAATTTCCCTTCATGCATGAGAATATCTCCTGCGGCGTAAATTCCCTCTATGGACGATTCGCTATTCGCATTACCCGCAATATAGTGATCCTCGGCCATAGTTAGGTTCACCTCACTTTGCTTAAGCAAAGTTGAATCGCGCTCATACCCATGATTGATAATTACTTCATCGATATCCACATACGAGATTTCTCCTGTTACATGATTAGTTAACTCAACACGCTCGATGAATTCATGCGTATCACAAGCAATGAGCTTAGTGATTGAACTATTTAAGAAGCATTCTGCCGAACTGTTCATCAATTGAGTTACTTGTGATTCATGCCCCGTTAAAGCCTCTTTCCTATACGTTAAATACACCTTTTTGGCGATAGGCTCTAATTCATTGGCCCAGTCTATGGCAGAGTTTCCTCCACCTGAAATGATCACGGACTTGTCTTTGAAATGGTTAAATGACTTCACGGTATAATTTAAATTAGATACTTCAAACCGCTCCGCACCCTCAATTTCGAGTTTCTGAGGATTCAATATTCCACTGCCTACAGCTACAATGACTGTCTTCGAAAAATGCTTTTGCCCTGAGGAACCTAACAATACAAAGATCCCGTCCTCATTACGTGTGATCGACTCTACTTTTTCATTCAATACGACCTCGGGGTTAAACGTTAACCCCTGTTCAACAAGCTGTTCAATTAACTTTGCCCCCGTAATCGGAGACAACCCTCCTACGTCCCATATCATTTTTTCTGGGTACACATGAATTTTTCCACCTAATTGGGGTTGATACTCAATCAGCTTTGTTCTCATTTCTCTTAGCCCACTATAAAAAGAAGAGTAAAGACCTGCAGGTCCCCCTCCAATCACCGTTACATCAAACAAGTCCATCTGTTCCATTTCAGAGCACTCCTCATCAGTTCGTTATCAATGATTATCATTCTCATTTAAAATATACACGCATAAATTCTGGATTACAAGATAAAAAGGCTGTTGACACGAGAAAATAATTTCGCTATATTTATCGATATTGATAATCATTATCAATTAAATTTTAATTATTCTTTTCAGATGGAGGGCATCTAATGACTCGCCTATATACAGATGAGTTGAGCATTGGTTATGGTGAACGCTTAATTGTAAAAAATCTAAGTGTGACTATTCCAGATAAAAAAATCACAACGATTATCGGTTCAAATGGATGTGGTAAATCTACTTTATTAAAAGCGATCACTAGGATTATCTCACACCAATCGGGAGAAGT contains:
- a CDS encoding DMT family transporter; its protein translation is MLKKKIILGSLLCLIASMSWGAMFPVAHIALQQIDPFYFSFIRYLIVGIILSVLLWLKEGRAAFRLEGRGKSLLLFGTMAFTVYNMSVFLGQQLMGESGTIAASIMEVLMPMITIMVLWITTKKAPKTYMLPSVAIALVGALLVITKGQLTFFVMAGQHLVPLLLIFMGVVGWVIYSMGGDRFKDWSTLRYSTLTCLLGSAVNLVIVTLASSFQILPVPTMDTILSIKYEMAFMILLPGLVALLSWNLGIKLLSSLNGILFINFVPITTFVIMAFQGYHISNYEIFGTLLIIFALIRNNAYQRKESRSKPLTPKAFTVAHDPKGEMIKTVSQNP
- a CDS encoding LysR family transcriptional regulator gives rise to the protein MEFNDLRIFQTVAAHGSISKAALELNYVQSNVTARIKLLEKELQTPLFHRHKRGMVLNTEGKRLLEQSREILSKMEEMKRSFQDKSNPSGILKVGIVETVVALPDILSSYHSKYPNVELSLKAGVTDLLLQKVVDMKLDGAFVTGPIRHPLIEQVEVIQEKLVLVTKGPTFSMEDITTRPLLLYNKGCGYRGRLESWMKVEGLIPKQIMEFGTFGTIIGSVAAGIGITILPESSVRNLAAVGTVFVHDVPDPYREITTIFIRRKDSLLTSTLQCFIDEIVSRTGYEHSLYSSSR
- a CDS encoding DUF1232 domain-containing protein — translated: MSEEKSDSTLGLTLTSLLRARSLSMRKLSTLTGIDTATISRIVNGKQRAKPDHLELFAVHLGVPTVQLFQAAGFDVSMPRVDHPTDINTSINSIREILQASNLIDHQFTAELIQKELNKYEPYVLTEEGKRIILNEFWVKIANVNGTGPFIDELKKMYHLYCGDEITLEKRAVLGSALLYFVSSTDIIPDYVFPLGYLDDAIAVQLVLDRLQRDEE
- the ytaF gene encoding sporulation membrane protein YtaF; the protein is MTAWLLILGFAVSSSLDNLGVGISYGIRGIRIGFLSNVTIAVICFLLSMTGIMSGQWLSKVLPGIFPVLVGAFLLFIVGIRIILLAAPRKKHQPPQANVEEGSGAGSIKGILQNPETADADQSGAIGLGEAAILGVALAANAVTNGVGAGLIGLSPLAISLTAAIGSYITVWLGVGLGRKVASVRIGSFTLGQFSTVLSGIIIVGIACNSLLG
- a CDS encoding helix-turn-helix domain-containing protein, coding for MQFADKMQKLRKERGMSQENLAEIIGVSRQSVSKWESGQSYPEMDKMIALSELFNVSIDELVKDTSGSTGSAQNIHNSYVINVGSQFHYEYKSKRTLLGVPLVHVNVGRGIYVAKGIIAIGNISIGVVSLGVLSLGLISLGALAIGLLMALGGLAIGTISLGGLALGIFAVGGLAIGMFSIGGCAIASHIAIGGYATGHIAIGESATGAQTLIMQHNEFNSINGDQVRSLINQEYPNLWKALVDGIVSMFNSTSWNP
- a CDS encoding C40 family peptidase codes for the protein MTKKRGVLLLLLLTTLLYSAPAYAETAPQAPAPAIYLNDQQLQLETEPLLVNGTVLVPMRQLFEAQGAKLSWNGAAKTVTATKGDMTLTYHVGETIAYVNGQSISLIVPGRITQGYTMMPLRVFSEALGSTVKWDAKTKTVRMFSAIDYATTILSGVNLRSTPDSTSDSTSLQMLPAGEKVHIVQEVDAFWLEVRTRDNKTGYISAKPKYSDYTSASLVERQADELIAYGEKFLGTPYEFGASTDQTDTFDCSSFVRHLFLNKLSIDLPRVSYNQAKEGQEVGLNDLRKGDLLFFSARGLDIGHVAIYAGDNKLLHTYSKELGVHVGSFDGQWKKRFVTARRVL
- a CDS encoding alpha/beta hydrolase; this encodes MMKSYVVIFLFVVVMISGCGTIVHKDSLVQITPSKIDDIEISSRALNKNMRFAVYLPPDYDADQSYPVLYVLYGFGGNRNYIFNPMGLDQVADHLIHEGKITPLIIVSPDYGNSFAVDTVPGQGVKPSAVDEGNYEDYIMDEIVPYVDTHYSTEASRAGRYVGGFSMGGYAALYLGFTHSDLFSKVGGHSAAIWDYTAQDYFTDQRDWLYPTEELRNLRDPFRLAVNNNLEHVQVYLDAGESDGLAVVDEKLYTLLKNEGIPVAWHSNPGGHSTSYWMTHFEDYLTFYSGK
- a CDS encoding outer membrane protein assembly factor BamB family protein, coding for MQKKITLITCCLLLIISLGVVGCSSKSSSSSNDLVMFRGDPKHTGLLDTSGPTELHGVKWKFPTEGRIRSSPAFYNDAVYFGSEDQYFYAVNAETGTLNWKFATKGVIISSPAIMNGILYFLSGDGTFYALKAQSGELLWSFVTTGTNEARDPYDYWQSSPVVDQKIVYFGGGDGIFYALDAVKGDVKWKQNLHFQNAENFKDYPVTLHSSPVIDKGIVYIGLSGIIYEMQTEPGNVIALDALTGKQIWASNLMQAVDSSPTVDDQAIYFGMRNRAFQALDIKTGKPLWTNGSISYSLSSPAIHDGTIFSGSSDQHQLFALNASSGETKWSFPTSGAVHSSPVTDGTTVYCASGNSYADDRGFIYAIDAETGSEKWKLETGGNIFSSPTLHDGVLYVGNDDFNLYAIY
- a CDS encoding helix-turn-helix domain-containing protein, encoding MKHTKFGDCLNELLQLRGWSAARLAKSLNIDSSYVRRWVRGERTPSLNSNYIIQIAEVLNEGLDKEYKKVTKDVFLKGIQDLVGSGDVRNTEASAAENQSVFEQLVHILQQSQIHSLTLDHEARKTHKPIDRQTYVMDLLDNAQWHTTSTTPSNQEALAVFMGSQIPKAIQGKKEVLTAAISMIREAIADKEFIGNREIFLTFQSEKEYFDDYPEIYTHWQNTIIEALSLGWNMKQICKLNKNIERSLRLVHQIMDWTNYQGTYGLFYFNKYGIYNPPFEIFLVRGKGALLCFATDNHNEIDAALYINELESVQVIEKFAKQMFYDVEPLVRKLDREAYFELNSAKDRKSGNHLICYHDLSFLTVPFETMRKYVEVSIPNEAENKVHMKRIEASYKSFYRDIQKYKIVHIYPMRIFEYAVKTGQYPKNAYFRPIAGDITHHIKHIIWLLKTYEGFEIALVSDNQIELLNQAEWEIKGDHTIMIGVMPKNENDTNVELLTIAEGTIVGAFQEYFWDLWDRINPIHRDKASVISWLEQLI
- a CDS encoding NAD(P)/FAD-dependent oxidoreductase, yielding MEQMDLFDVTVIGGGPAGLYSSFYSGLREMRTKLIEYQPQLGGKIHVYPEKMIWDVGGLSPITGAKLIEQLVEQGLTFNPEVVLNEKVESITRNEDGIFVLLGSSGQKHFSKTVIVAVGSGILNPQKLEIEGAERFEVSNLNYTVKSFNHFKDKSVIISGGGNSAIDWANELEPIAKKVYLTYRKEALTGHESQVTQLMNSSAECFLNSSITKLIACDTHEFIERVELTNHVTGEISYVDIDEVIINHGYERDSTLLKQSEVNLTMAEDHYIAGNANSESSIEGIYAAGDILMHEGKLNLIAGAFQDAANAVNKAKQFVQPDADKIAMVSSHNELFTKRNKELVKQQMITPS